Proteins co-encoded in one Paenibacillus antri genomic window:
- a CDS encoding tRNA threonylcarbamoyladenosine dehydratase, which yields MLNQFSRTELAVGPEGIQALKNSTVAVLGIGGVGSIAAEALARTGVGRIIMIDKDVVDVTNINRQIHALTTTVGQPKAELMQERIKLINPECDAVALRMFYTEETYEKLFEYPLDYVLDASDTIMYKVHLILQCKARGIPVISSMGAANKMDPTKFQVVDISKTHTDPLARVVRRKLREAGVTKGVKVVFSTETPKKPREDVTQRIVPENAPEIRKAQQPPASNAFVPPVAGLFMVSVIVNDLLKKHGIEV from the coding sequence ATGTTGAACCAATTTTCCCGCACGGAGCTGGCGGTCGGGCCGGAAGGCATACAGGCGCTGAAGAACAGCACCGTGGCGGTGCTCGGCATCGGCGGCGTCGGCTCGATCGCGGCGGAGGCGCTCGCGCGCACCGGCGTCGGGCGGATTATCATGATCGACAAGGACGTCGTCGACGTGACGAACATCAACCGCCAGATCCACGCGCTTACGACGACCGTCGGACAGCCGAAGGCCGAGCTGATGCAGGAACGCATCAAGCTGATCAACCCGGAATGCGATGCGGTCGCCCTGCGCATGTTCTACACGGAGGAGACGTACGAGAAGCTGTTCGAGTATCCGCTCGACTATGTATTGGACGCCTCCGATACGATCATGTACAAGGTGCATCTCATTCTGCAATGCAAGGCGCGCGGCATCCCCGTCATCTCGAGCATGGGCGCCGCGAACAAGATGGACCCGACGAAGTTCCAGGTCGTCGACATCTCGAAGACGCACACCGATCCGCTGGCGCGCGTCGTACGTCGCAAGCTGCGAGAAGCGGGCGTCACGAAGGGCGTGAAGGTCGTCTTCTCGACGGAGACGCCGAAGAAGCCGAGGGAGGACGTGACGCAGCGCATCGTGCCGGAGAACGCGCCGGAAATCCGGAAGGCGCAGCAGCCGCCGGCGAGCAATGCGTTCGTGCCGCCGGTGGCGGGACTCTTCATGGTGAGCGTCATCGTGAACGACCTGCTGAAGAAGCACGGCATCGAAGTGTAA
- a CDS encoding DUF2642 domain-containing protein — translation MYYEAGRPTMPMSSATAVPPGKYMYTPELPHLMQALRPTYWVVTEPVFMDHLLMHVDQKIRLETAAGPLAGTLAGVAVDHVQIDVNGVPHHVRLSQIVYFTKA, via the coding sequence TTGTATTACGAAGCTGGAAGGCCGACGATGCCGATGTCCTCCGCGACGGCGGTGCCGCCCGGGAAGTATATGTATACCCCCGAGCTGCCGCATCTCATGCAAGCGCTGCGACCCACGTATTGGGTAGTAACCGAGCCGGTGTTCATGGACCATCTGCTGATGCACGTCGATCAGAAGATTCGGTTGGAGACGGCCGCCGGACCGCTTGCCGGCACGCTGGCCGGGGTCGCCGTCGATCACGTGCAGATCGACGTGAACGGCGTTCCGCATCACGTCCGCTTGAGTCAGATCGTCTATTTCACCAAAGCGTAG
- a CDS encoding copper amine oxidase N-terminal domain-containing protein: protein MRKNLTKTIAFAALAACLAMPAISAGAHRAQAALAPIVSVTLNQGTAELKHEPLLEGGAVYLPLRETGALLNSRTTWIADGKKILINRPGVRIEMTLGSRQATVNGKPYALTAMPKNVNGVVFVPVRFVSEALGADVQWKSDDRRVELQFENLYSFAEKGTRGYWLHRSTGELYASENGQAAALVADTEFKLQRYVELAVETLSPSSDVVTAVDNYGEPGINNDVYRFVVASGKLTLETKTHYWGVHPIRNVSTLPDGHALLMDGATLYEVDAAGATTSTHDLRALTGYEDEAFQVEWYDDAYMVVRPHSTGWLTLIDRETNETKRLIDEVATEEKLAMLEELQKVGPNDFDFMNWDGLEVAGRQGDKLQLSFTWFLEPNAKQDVEVPLAR, encoded by the coding sequence ATGAGAAAGAACCTAACGAAAACGATCGCCTTCGCGGCGTTGGCCGCGTGTTTGGCGATGCCCGCCATATCGGCGGGGGCACATAGAGCGCAAGCGGCGTTGGCGCCGATCGTAAGCGTGACCTTGAATCAAGGGACGGCCGAGCTGAAGCATGAGCCGCTGCTCGAGGGCGGAGCCGTCTATTTGCCGCTGCGAGAAACCGGCGCGCTGCTGAACAGTCGAACGACGTGGATCGCGGATGGGAAGAAGATTCTGATCAACCGCCCCGGGGTTCGCATCGAGATGACGCTCGGCAGCCGGCAGGCGACGGTCAACGGCAAGCCGTACGCCCTGACCGCCATGCCGAAAAACGTGAACGGCGTCGTCTTCGTGCCGGTTCGCTTCGTCAGCGAGGCGCTCGGCGCGGACGTGCAGTGGAAGTCGGATGACCGCCGGGTGGAGCTGCAGTTCGAAAATTTGTATTCGTTCGCGGAGAAAGGGACTCGAGGCTACTGGCTTCATCGGAGTACCGGCGAGCTGTACGCGAGCGAGAACGGACAAGCCGCCGCGCTCGTCGCGGATACCGAATTCAAGCTTCAGCGCTACGTCGAGTTGGCGGTCGAGACGTTATCGCCTTCGTCGGACGTCGTCACGGCCGTAGACAACTATGGCGAGCCGGGCATCAACAACGACGTGTACCGGTTTGTCGTCGCGTCGGGCAAGCTGACGTTGGAGACGAAGACGCATTATTGGGGCGTCCATCCGATCCGCAACGTCTCGACGCTGCCCGACGGCCATGCGCTGCTTATGGACGGCGCGACGCTGTACGAGGTGGACGCGGCCGGGGCGACGACGTCGACGCACGACTTGCGGGCGCTGACCGGCTACGAGGACGAGGCGTTCCAAGTGGAATGGTACGACGATGCGTATATGGTCGTTCGCCCGCATAGTACCGGATGGTTGACGCTGATCGACCGGGAGACGAACGAGACGAAGCGCTTGATCGACGAAGTCGCGACGGAAGAGAAGCTTGCCATGCTGGAGGAACTGCAGAAGGTCGGCCCGAACGACTTCGATTTTATGAATTGGGACGGCCTCGAGGTCGCAGGCAGGCAAGGCGATAAGCTGCAATTGTCGTTCACCTGGTTTTTGGAGCCGAACGCGAAGCAAGACGTCGAGGTTCCGCTCGCTCGATAA
- a CDS encoding replication-associated recombination protein A, producing the protein MDLFTYRAESGAAPGRQPLAERMRARSIDEYIGQEHIVGPGKMLRRAIEADQVTSIILFGPPGTGKTTLATIIANRTDGEFVRLNAVDASVKDVRETIERAKELRSLYDRKTILFLDEVHRFKTSQQDALLPAVEAGTIVFIGATTENPFHSINGALLSRSTLFRLEKLTPDDALEAMRRALLDRERGLGALTIRADDDALLHIATVAGGDLRRALNALELAALTTPADRDGTIHVTLAAAEESIRQPTVAADESTQYDVLSAFHKSVRGSSDAALFWFLYAVEKLGMDPMVFLRRLIVACSEDIGLANPQAMTQAVSAMDAYHKIGWPEARYNISQAILFAVESPKSDSIGLAMERVYKAFDRLGAAEVPMHLRDGHYKGSQQLGHVGYKYPHHFPGHYVEQQYLPGPIRNEVFFEASTQGTEAKMRENQQRRRGRG; encoded by the coding sequence ATGGATCTGTTTACATATCGAGCGGAATCGGGCGCGGCGCCGGGACGGCAGCCGCTCGCGGAGCGGATGCGGGCGCGTTCGATCGACGAATATATCGGGCAAGAGCATATCGTAGGTCCGGGGAAGATGCTCCGCCGGGCGATCGAGGCGGATCAGGTGACGTCGATCATTCTGTTCGGGCCGCCGGGGACGGGCAAGACGACGCTCGCGACGATCATCGCGAACCGAACGGACGGCGAATTCGTCCGCCTGAACGCGGTCGACGCGTCGGTGAAGGACGTACGGGAGACGATCGAGCGGGCGAAGGAGCTTCGATCGTTATACGACCGGAAGACGATCCTGTTCCTCGACGAGGTGCATCGCTTCAAGACGTCGCAGCAGGACGCGCTGCTGCCGGCGGTCGAGGCGGGCACGATCGTGTTCATCGGGGCGACGACGGAAAATCCGTTCCACTCGATCAACGGGGCGCTTCTGTCGCGCTCGACGTTGTTCCGGCTCGAGAAGCTGACGCCGGACGATGCGCTCGAGGCGATGCGCCGGGCGCTGCTCGATCGCGAGCGGGGACTCGGCGCGCTGACGATCCGCGCCGACGACGACGCGCTGCTGCACATCGCGACGGTCGCCGGGGGCGACCTGCGGCGCGCGCTCAACGCGCTGGAGCTGGCGGCGCTGACGACGCCTGCGGATCGCGACGGCACGATTCATGTGACGCTCGCCGCCGCGGAAGAATCGATCCGCCAGCCGACGGTGGCGGCGGACGAGTCGACGCAGTACGACGTATTGTCCGCGTTCCATAAGAGCGTGCGCGGCTCGTCCGACGCGGCGCTGTTTTGGTTTCTCTACGCGGTCGAGAAGCTCGGCATGGACCCGATGGTGTTTCTGCGCCGGCTCATCGTCGCCTGCAGCGAGGACATCGGCCTCGCGAATCCGCAGGCGATGACGCAGGCGGTGTCCGCGATGGACGCGTACCATAAGATCGGCTGGCCGGAGGCGCGGTACAACATTTCGCAGGCGATCCTGTTCGCGGTGGAAAGTCCGAAGTCCGATTCGATCGGTCTCGCGATGGAGCGGGTGTACAAGGCGTTCGACCGGCTCGGGGCGGCGGAGGTGCCGATGCATCTGCGCGACGGACACTATAAGGGCTCGCAGCAGCTCGGACATGTCGGGTATAAGTACCCGCATCATTTCCCGGGACATTACGTCGAGCAGCAGTATTTGCCGGGACCGATTCGAAACGAGGTGTTTTTCGAGGCATCGACGCAAGGGACGGAAGCGAAGATGCGGGAAAATCAACAGCGCCGGCGCGGACGAGGATGA
- a CDS encoding RCC1 domain-containing protein, translating to MQNPGKLTRDIGRAALIAAALSLTFALQAAATSEETPKNKAETVREPSYAISAAHRHNVMYDDQGRVWYWGGLEKLVNGVRSFEEYKPKLVNGLEDVASAHAGHTTDLLIKKDGTVWEWGYEYTAIDGKNGGFSFAPPRKIEGLERIVSVSSISSVGGAIDEDGSVWVWHIVPDGPELMPTKPMKLRDIQAVDLSVDDKVHILKADGTVWKWDAYVGNNGNGSYARPNTADSVTKVEGLRDIAAISHTTEGGKTYFAIKENGTVYGWGRNDHGNLGRSDYKPVSKPAVIPELKDAASIVTGYGSTLIAKKDGTVWTLGLEIGQYSPTLYTDKPKKVEGLENVVSVALGSDHALAVTKDGDIWSWGYWGTSNKEKPVLVSSADRLRFEK from the coding sequence TTGCAAAACCCGGGAAAGCTGACCAGAGACATCGGAAGGGCTGCCCTGATCGCTGCGGCGCTTTCGCTTACGTTCGCGCTGCAAGCCGCCGCAACCTCCGAAGAAACGCCGAAAAACAAAGCCGAAACGGTACGGGAACCGTCCTACGCGATTTCCGCGGCGCACAGACATAATGTCATGTATGACGATCAGGGCAGAGTTTGGTATTGGGGGGGTCTCGAGAAACTCGTTAACGGGGTCAGGAGCTTCGAGGAATACAAACCGAAACTCGTAAACGGGCTGGAGGATGTCGCCTCCGCGCATGCCGGACACACGACGGATCTCCTCATTAAGAAGGACGGCACCGTATGGGAATGGGGGTACGAATACACCGCGATAGACGGGAAGAACGGCGGCTTCTCGTTCGCTCCTCCCCGAAAAATCGAAGGACTGGAACGGATCGTCAGCGTTTCCTCCATCTCGAGCGTAGGCGGCGCGATCGACGAAGACGGATCCGTCTGGGTATGGCATATCGTGCCGGACGGTCCGGAGCTTATGCCAACGAAGCCGATGAAGCTGAGGGACATCCAAGCGGTCGATCTATCGGTCGACGACAAGGTTCATATCTTGAAAGCGGACGGCACCGTATGGAAATGGGATGCCTACGTCGGCAACAACGGCAACGGCTCCTATGCCCGGCCGAATACCGCCGATTCCGTGACCAAAGTGGAAGGATTGCGGGATATCGCCGCGATTTCGCACACGACGGAAGGCGGTAAAACTTATTTCGCTATCAAAGAAAACGGCACCGTCTACGGCTGGGGACGGAACGATCACGGCAATCTCGGTCGATCGGATTACAAGCCGGTTTCGAAACCTGCCGTCATCCCGGAACTGAAAGACGCGGCGTCCATCGTCACGGGATACGGCTCGACGCTGATCGCGAAGAAAGACGGTACGGTATGGACGCTCGGATTGGAAATCGGCCAATATTCGCCTACCCTGTATACCGATAAACCGAAGAAGGTCGAGGGGTTGGAAAACGTCGTCTCCGTCGCATTAGGCAGCGATCATGCGCTCGCCGTAACGAAGGACGGAGACATCTGGTCCTGGGGGTACTGGGGAACGAGCAATAAGGAAAAACCGGTGCTCGTCTCTTCGGCCGACCGTCTCCGTTTTGAGAAATAA
- a CDS encoding TetR/AcrR family transcriptional regulator, which produces MDRRAWIMEAATTAFAQYGYKATTMELVSKIANVGKGTIYTFFATKEQLFEEILQHALGQMRAILEKTEETGGRFFDRLVRALDALLDFRKDHELFVKLAQEVRDVGTQQALEGIRRLELEARAYLRRSIESGMRSGELRPCDSDIVAFMILRMYIDLTMEWGKTAPPLTKRQIIDNMQLLLTEGLIRE; this is translated from the coding sequence ATGGATCGACGGGCATGGATTATGGAGGCGGCGACGACCGCATTCGCGCAATATGGCTATAAGGCGACGACGATGGAGCTCGTCTCGAAAATCGCGAACGTCGGCAAAGGAACGATCTATACGTTCTTCGCGACGAAGGAGCAGCTGTTCGAGGAAATTTTGCAGCATGCGCTCGGGCAAATGAGGGCGATTTTGGAAAAGACCGAAGAAACCGGCGGACGGTTCTTCGACCGATTGGTTCGCGCCTTGGACGCCTTGCTCGATTTCCGGAAAGACCATGAGCTGTTCGTGAAGCTGGCGCAGGAGGTGCGCGACGTCGGGACGCAGCAGGCGCTCGAAGGCATCCGTCGGTTGGAGCTTGAGGCAAGGGCTTATTTACGGCGATCCATCGAATCCGGAATGCGATCGGGCGAGCTGCGTCCCTGCGATTCGGATATCGTGGCGTTCATGATCTTGCGGATGTATATCGACTTGACGATGGAGTGGGGGAAGACCGCTCCGCCGCTTACCAAACGGCAAATCATCGACAATATGCAGCTGCTGCTCACCGAGGGTTTAATTCGCGAGTAG